The sequence below is a genomic window from Theileria equi strain WA gcontig_1105316255035 mitochondrial, whole genome shotgun sequence.
CATATTAATATGATGAACTCTCATACCTACTAAACCTTGTTCAAGCAATAAATCTTTTTTTTACCATTTTGCATTTGCTTATTTAAATTATTTTATTACTGTGGGGTTATTTTGGCTCGGGAATTTGACAGGTATTTAGTTGTGTTAATGGGGTTAGCACCAGCCGGAGTGATAAAGGTTTAGGGTTTTTTGGACTATTTATTTTATGAGAATAAAAATTTTTTAAGATATTTATGAATCACGTAAATAAATTTTGCTCAACTGTAAAGAGGATGCATTCAAGTATTGTGTCTCTTTCTTTTTTTCAAAACTTGAAGTATGTGTTTAGGGAAATTGCTATTAGATTTTCCAGTTTTTTCATTTACATTCTGGTTGGTTTGTTAGCTGGCGAATACTTTGTATTTTTCTTTTTCTTTGTCTCTGCTTATAAAGGTGGAAGATACGGTATTCCGAAGATGGGGTCAATGGAAATGTACGAAGTATTCAAAAGAGCAACCATTCCTTTGTTTATTTTGAATTTTGCTTTCTTGTATTGGTGTTGGAGGATGACAAATGCAACTCCAGATAA
It includes:
- a CDS encoding hypothetical protein (encoded by transcript BEWA_044660A); this encodes MNHVNKFCSTVKRMHSSIVSLSFFQNLKYVFREIAIRFSSFFIYILVGLLAGEYFVFFFFFVSAYKGGRYGIPKMGSMEMYEVFKRATIPLFILNFAFLYWCWRMTNATPDNQVTLGGAMLAFSVCLVIVFLYDADFLVPLMARTGRNPHGVDLAWFHLFHTITGFYLATITRCFYDRKGVHVELFVEVVAMWFFLEIGIMIMSIGCLFYKL